The following proteins are encoded in a genomic region of Planococcus lenghuensis:
- a CDS encoding HTH-type transcriptional regulator Hpr, which yields MNDQLYTLKEAMIFSQRVAQLSKALWKSIEKDWQQWIKPYDLNINEHHILWISFHLKGASISDVAKFGVMHVSTAFNFSKKLEERGLLSFSKRDHDKRNTYIELTEAGRELLIDMMANYHKTPHSIVEGALPLKELYGRFPDFMEVMAVLRNIYGEDFIQIFEKSFHNIETHFDDEGQFTDNRQSP from the coding sequence ATGAATGACCAGCTTTATACGTTAAAAGAGGCGATGATATTCAGTCAGCGAGTTGCCCAATTGTCAAAAGCGCTATGGAAATCCATTGAAAAAGATTGGCAGCAGTGGATAAAACCTTATGACTTGAATATTAATGAACACCATATTTTGTGGATATCATTTCATTTGAAAGGGGCTTCCATTTCAGATGTGGCAAAATTCGGTGTCATGCATGTATCCACGGCGTTTAACTTCTCAAAGAAACTTGAAGAACGAGGTCTTCTATCTTTTTCAAAACGCGACCACGATAAACGGAATACATATATTGAATTGACCGAAGCAGGAAGAGAACTGCTGATTGACATGATGGCGAATTATCATAAGACACCGCACAGTATCGTGGAGGGGGCTCTTCCCTTAAAAGAGTTATATGGGCGGTTCCCTGATTTCATGGAAGTAATGGCTGTACTCCGAAATATTTACGGAGAGGATTTCATTCAGATTTTCGAGAAATCGTTTCATAATATCGAAACCCATTTTGATGACGAAGGCCAGTTTACTGACAATCGGCAATCCCCGTAA
- a CDS encoding GNAT family N-acetyltransferase, which translates to MFTFSIDTQTELRLLETRHAPELFKLTDQSRQHIREWLPWVDMINSPADSGKFIDLALEQFRQNNGFQAGIWYRGELAGIIGLHQISWTNKSTTFGYWLGEQFQGQGLMTAACRAIIAYCFEELHLNRVEIRAAAENKKSQAIPERLGFTKEGRLRQAEWLHDRFADHYVYSLLKDEFRSASS; encoded by the coding sequence ATGTTTACATTCTCCATTGATACTCAGACAGAATTGCGATTGCTTGAAACCCGGCATGCCCCCGAACTATTCAAGTTAACCGATCAATCCCGTCAGCACATCCGCGAGTGGCTCCCGTGGGTGGATATGATAAACTCTCCTGCTGACTCCGGCAAATTCATCGATCTTGCGCTTGAACAATTCAGACAGAATAACGGCTTTCAGGCCGGAATCTGGTATAGAGGAGAGCTTGCAGGCATCATTGGCCTGCATCAGATCAGCTGGACAAACAAGTCAACGACATTCGGTTATTGGCTTGGCGAGCAATTTCAAGGGCAAGGCCTCATGACAGCGGCCTGCCGAGCCATCATAGCATATTGTTTTGAAGAGCTTCATCTGAACCGGGTGGAAATTCGGGCAGCGGCAGAAAACAAAAAAAGCCAGGCAATCCCTGAGCGCCTCGGCTTTACAAAAGAGGGCCGGCTTCGCCAGGCAGAATGGCTTCATGATCGCTTCGCAGATCATTATGTATATAGCCTGCTAAAAGATGAGTTTCGTTCAGCATCATCATAA
- a CDS encoding DUF3267 domain-containing protein: MKKKYGRERIFLLSALAGLGVFVTFYIPMAALYSAPLSDQHFLYFLIALAALYPLHKLLHFLPLMGCRNCVQIRIRKHFGILPEVEFRVQDPVNKVRFLITLLTPFVVLNTVLLVASFIYPAFSHYWALLLGFHCGLCMIDLMYFRYALRSPKHALIEETDTGYEILVPSVTL, from the coding sequence ATGAAAAAAAAATATGGCCGTGAGCGTATTTTCCTGTTATCCGCTCTCGCAGGCCTCGGCGTGTTTGTCACATTCTATATTCCAATGGCGGCACTCTATTCAGCCCCGCTATCGGATCAGCATTTTCTTTATTTTCTGATTGCGCTGGCAGCGTTATATCCGCTCCACAAGCTGCTGCACTTCCTGCCGTTGATGGGCTGCCGGAACTGTGTGCAGATCCGGATCAGGAAGCATTTCGGCATCCTGCCGGAAGTTGAATTCCGAGTGCAGGATCCCGTAAACAAAGTACGGTTTCTCATAACGCTGCTGACACCCTTTGTCGTTTTAAATACAGTGTTATTGGTTGCCAGTTTTATCTATCCTGCGTTCAGCCATTATTGGGCCTTGCTGCTCGGGTTTCACTGCGGGTTATGCATGATCGATTTGATGTATTTCCGGTATGCTCTCCGTTCACCCAAGCATGCTCTTATCGAAGAAACCGACACAGGTTATGAAATTCTCGTGCCGTCTGTTACGCTGTAA
- a CDS encoding peptidylprolyl isomerase, translating to MKKTVLTLSLAASVLTLAACSEEAADSEVIVTSDVGDITKEELYEEMKESIGAQALQVMMIENVLSEAYEVTDEQVEERYNTELEQMGEEGFQQYLASNGYTEETYKDFIRLNLLQEAALTEGVEISEEDVQTQYERTTTELNARHILVEDEETANEVIERLEAGEDFAELAAEFSTDPGSAENGGELGWFGTGAMVPAFEDAAYALEVGEVSEPVQSDYGFHIIEVLETRELEDIEPLEDVAEDIRTQLALEQADQSALLTRISEMLQEANVEIQDEDLEGALDQFLTAPAVEEPAEEDTEATE from the coding sequence ATGAAAAAAACAGTTTTAACCCTCTCCTTGGCAGCTTCGGTCCTAACGCTCGCTGCATGCAGCGAGGAAGCCGCAGATTCAGAAGTAATTGTCACTTCTGATGTGGGAGATATCACAAAAGAAGAACTTTATGAAGAAATGAAAGAATCCATCGGCGCACAGGCTCTCCAAGTCATGATGATCGAAAATGTACTGAGCGAAGCGTACGAAGTAACGGATGAACAAGTGGAAGAACGATACAATACAGAACTGGAACAGATGGGTGAAGAAGGATTCCAGCAATATCTTGCATCGAATGGCTATACAGAAGAAACATATAAAGATTTCATCCGTCTGAACCTTCTTCAGGAAGCCGCCCTCACTGAAGGCGTCGAAATCTCAGAAGAAGATGTACAAACCCAGTATGAGCGTACAACAACCGAGCTCAATGCCCGGCATATTCTTGTTGAAGATGAAGAGACCGCCAATGAAGTGATTGAACGGCTTGAAGCGGGTGAAGATTTCGCGGAATTGGCTGCGGAATTTTCCACTGATCCAGGCTCCGCTGAAAACGGCGGTGAACTTGGCTGGTTCGGAACAGGCGCAATGGTCCCTGCCTTTGAAGATGCCGCTTATGCACTCGAAGTGGGTGAAGTCAGTGAACCGGTCCAGTCCGACTATGGTTTCCATATCATTGAAGTTCTCGAAACACGTGAACTTGAAGATATAGAGCCATTGGAAGACGTAGCGGAAGATATCCGGACGCAATTAGCCCTTGAACAGGCCGATCAGTCTGCCCTGCTGACACGCATTTCTGAAATGCTGCAGGAAGCGAATGTAGAAATTCAGGATGAAGATCTTGAAGGCGCACTTGATCAGTTCCTCACAGCTCCGGCAGTTGAAGAACCGGCCGAAGAAGACACTGAAGCAACCGAATAA